From the Halobacterium zhouii genome, the window GGCCGTTCTCGACCGCTTCGCGGAGCGGGCGGACGCGACGAACGTGGCCGACGACGTCGCGTCGACGCTCCGCTACGAGAAGGCGGTGACGAAGGGCGAACAGGTCCCCGAGCAGGGCGTCTACGAGCGCCTCGCGGAGTACAGCGACCCGGCGGAGCCACATCGACCCGACTTCACGCTCCTCCGGGACGCACGCGCGGGCAAACCCCGGCGCGTCGTCTTCGACTCGCTGACCCTCGACGTGGACGGAACGCCGGTCCAACTGGTCGGGCGCGAGGAGCCGTTCCGCGCGCTGCGCACACACGAGTTCGCGCTCGGGTTCGACAGCGCGGACCTCGTCCTGGAGGAGGTCGTCCAGTTGCGCCCTGAACCACTCACCGCCATCGCGGACCTGAACGACCGCATCGACCCCCACGACACGGACGTTCGCGTCGTCTCCGGCCTCGGCGATACGGTCTACCACACGCTGATGGGGACTCAAGAAGCTGTCCGCGGTGGCCCGACGGACGAACTCAGCCGGGAGTTCGTCTCGCAGTTCGAGGGCGACCTCTGTATCAGTCCGCGCTACGAGCGCCTCGTCGAGGCCGTCCTCGGGACCGACGCCACGGAGGGCGTGGAGTTCGTCTACCCCGACCCGGACAGCGAGACTGAGGAGGAGGCGGCGGTCGCGGAGACGGGCGTCGGCGTCTACCTCACGGTCACGGGATCGACCGCGCGCGACCACGGCCTCGAACTCGGCGAGCGACTGTTCCCGAGCGAGACGGTGCTGATGGAAAACCAGTGCGAGGCCGGCGGCGACGCGGTCGAGGCCGTCGAGCGCGCGCTCGCGAGCACCGAGGAGACAGCGATTCCGATGCAGTAGACGACAGCTTCTTCCCGGGTGTCGGCGTCCTCGCCGGTATGCGTCACGCCGCCCTCGAAGACCAGCCTACCGCCGTGAGCGCTGCCGACGTGTTCCGCCCACTCACCGACGCACTCGGACTCACCGACATCGCGTTGAACCACTACGAACTCACGCCCGGCGACAGCCTCGGCTTCTGCTACCACGCCCACGAAACCCAGGAGGAGGTGTTCTGTGTCACCGAGGGAGTCGTGACGTTCGACACAGAGGACGGCCGGGAACGCGTCGCAGCGGGCGAACTCGTGTGCTTCGGGCCGGGCGAGTTCCAGCGCGGATTCAACCGCGGCGACGAGCGAGCGGCGGTGCTCGCTATCGGCGCTCCACGGGACGGTGGCGAGGTGGAACTCAAGCGAGCGTGCCCGGACTGCGGCAAGCGGACGCCCCACAGAATCGAGTGGGAGAACGGTGACGCCGTTCCCACCTGTCGAAGCTGTCGCGCGGAGACGGGCCGCTACAGCAGGTAGTCGAACGCGCGCAGGACGTTCTCGCCCTGTCCGGTGAGCGAGACGTACTTCTCCCGGCCGACCGTCGACACCGCGACGTACTCTCGTTCCAGGAGCGGTGAGAGGACCCGCGAGTCGAGTCGGCGGTACAGCCCCTTCCGCGTCTCGGCGTCTGACTCCGCCACGAATGGCAGTTCTTCGTGTGCGCCAAAATCGAGAATCTTTCCCTTCGTGACGCCTTCGTATCGCCCTTCGCCGTCGGTCGACTCCCCGACGAACGAGAGCACGGCGACGTGTTCGTGCGACGGTCGTTCGATGGGGTACGTGGTGAGCGCGTGCTCGGCTTTCAGGACGACGTCTCCGCGGTCGCTCGCCAGGTGGACCAGTGCGTCCTGCGTGTCGAACGTGGGGTCTTCGAACGGAGAGAGCGGTTCCGGATCCGGAAGGTCGAGGTCGTCCGGGAGTGACGCGTCGAATCGCCGGAAGTACGCCGGGGAGTACGCGATAGAGTGGAGTAATCCGTCGTTACTCCACTCGTACGCGTCGTCGAGTGTGGAGAGCGCTGCCTCGACGGCGTCGCGTTGGCTGTCGGTCGGCGGTTCGTCGCCGC encodes:
- a CDS encoding cupin domain-containing protein, which produces MRHAALEDQPTAVSAADVFRPLTDALGLTDIALNHYELTPGDSLGFCYHAHETQEEVFCVTEGVVTFDTEDGRERVAAGELVCFGPGEFQRGFNRGDERAAVLAIGAPRDGGEVELKRACPDCGKRTPHRIEWENGDAVPTCRSCRAETGRYSR
- a CDS encoding DUF7405 family protein; this translates as MVPGATPERQHAWHDHVRTDDHDNAKLPRHQVLLYASLGGDEPPTDSQRDAVEAALSTLDDAYEWSNDGLLHSIAYSPAYFRRFDASLPDDLDLPDPEPLSPFEDPTFDTQDALVHLASDRGDVVLKAEHALTTYPIERPSHEHVAVLSFVGESTDGEGRYEGVTKGKILDFGAHEELPFVAESDAETRKGLYRRLDSRVLSPLLEREYVAVSTVGREKYVSLTGQGENVLRAFDYLL